Part of the Leptospira montravelensis genome, ATTCGGGACAGAATGTACTGTGATGCCAAAGATTCAAAAACTAGAAAATCTTCTGAATATGTATTGGCAGTCATTTTAGAAACCTTAACCAAACTCCTCTCGCCTATCCTTTCGTTCACAACAGAAGAAGTATGGGCTGAATTTGGTTTAAAGGATTCGGTGTTTTATTCTGATTTTTCAGACTTATCTTCTTTACTCGATTCCGACTTAGAATCCCAATTTGCACCAGTGTTTGAAACAAAAGAAGTAGTACAAAAAGCTTTAGAAGAAGCAAGAAAGTTAGGAAAACTCGGAAAATCATTGGAAGCGGAAGTTTTAGTCAATGGTGATTCTTTAAAAGATACGAAGTTTACTAAAGATGACCTAAGCCTATTCTTTGTCGTGTCAGAAGTTTCTTTTGATGCGAAGGAAATAGGTGAGGTGTTTTCGGAATGGAAGGGAGAAAAAGCCTCCATCCAAATCCGAAAACCGCACCACCACGAATGCCCAAGATGTTGGCGCCATGTATCTGCTGTTGAAGGAAAGCTTTGTGTTCGTTGTGAATCAGTGGTATCCTAATTCTAAATTTAAAGTTACAGTAAAAAAACAACTGCCGTAAACAAACTCTAAACTAAAAAAACCGATGGAAGTTTTGGATCAATCTAAACAACCATCGGTCTTTTTTTTATCATTTACAATTTCTTTGAGATACAAAAGAAAACAATCCGCCGATTAAAAGTTAGGTGAACGAATGACTAGGAATTTTTTTTTCGAAACCTGCGGAAAAATCTACCTATAATAATTTCTGCTTCTGGTAATTTAGATATCCCTGCCACAACAAAGTATATGACCATTGCCGGGAGAATGGAAACCACAAGACAAAGTCGACTTACATTGGCAAAACCAATCCCTAAAGATTCGGAAAGATATGTTACTAAAAAAGGTTTTATGAACCACTCAGAAACTACTAACCAAAGAAAAAGTCCAAAGAGGGCAGGTAACATTTTCAAAATTCGAAACCAAACAGTAAAAAAGGGAATTTTTACCTGGTGGGCTTTCAAATAAAATAACAATAACATAGAAGTCACAGAAGCACTCAGAGCCGATGCCAAAGCAATGGCCGAATGTTTTAAATAGAACATAAGTCCAATACTTACAACAATACTAAGGCCGAAAGAAACCAACTGAATTCGTAAAGGTGTTTTTGTATCCGAAAATGCGTAATAAGAAGACACCAAAACTTTATTGATACTGTAAAATGGAATGGCAAAAGAATAAAAGACCAAAGGATAAAAAGCGGTGATCGTTGCTAAATGGTCCCAACGGCCACCATAATAAATCGAATCCAAAACGGTTTCCCCTAACACCGCCAAACCAATGCTTGCCGGCAGTGTTAAAAAAAATGCAAAAGCCAATACATCCGATATTTCTTTTGGAACATTCTCTTCCCTACCTTCGCGCAGGTCTTTCAAAAGCGATGGCAAAATGGTAGTGGCAAGAGCGACTCCAATGATTCCTGTAGGAAGTTGGACAAGCCTTTGTGAATAATCTAAACTCACCACTGCCCCAAGTCCTGGGTTTTGGTTTTGGATGTAATTAGCGAGGAAAATATCTACTAGAAGTCCTATTTGATAAAAACTTCCCCCAAGGGCCGCAGGTAACATCAGTTTAAAGATTTTTCGAATGGCGGGATGTTTCAAATTCAATCGAAAGATGGGTCCAAACCCATTTTTGTATACATACCAAGCTTGGACTAGAAGTTGTAACACTCCTCCCGTTACAATTCCATAGGCAAGAATAAATACTTTTTCTTTGATCTCATGATAAAAGGGAAAAACAAAAATAAAAACAATCAAATAACTAAAGTTAAGGATGATGGGAGATAAAGAAGGAACAAAATAATTATGATGAGAGTTAGAAATCGACATAAAAATCGATGACAAACTGGCGGTCATAATCAAAAAAAACAAAACTAACGAAAGTTCAACGACAAGTATCCCATATTCAGGTGCCCCACCCACAAGTGCGGGTAAAAACCCTGCCGCAAAAAACCAAAACAATGCTACAAATAAAGACAAACAAAGGAAAAGGAAACTAAGGACAGTTCCTGCCATCACCCTTGCTTCCAATACACCCATTTTTTCATATTCTGAAAAAATCGGCATAAAGGATTGGCTTAAAGTTCCTTCTGCCAATAGGTTTCGAAACATATTGGGCAAACGATAAGCTACACTAAATGCAGAAGCAACCATCCCTGTCCCAAAACTAACAGCCATAAAGTGGTCACGAATGAGTCCCAATATTCGAGATAAAAATGTATAAAAAGAAAGGGCAAGCGAACGTCTGGTGCTTGACTCACTTACCTTGGCTTGTTTCGTCATAAGACCAGACTTTAGAGTGGATTCAATTTTTCAAGAAAACGCACGGAACCGTTGGTGCTCACTTCGAACTGGGTAGAGCAACCCGGACATTCGTGTTTCCCAAATTTATGGAGTCTTAACCTTGTTCCGCAAACTTCACATTGTATGATTCGTTCAATGGTTTCTAATTGTTTTGTTTTAGATTGAATGTAGCTGGGAATCGTAATTCTTTTTTCTTCCGACCCAGGAGAGGATTTATAAACAGCAAACCTTCTCTCCAATTCATGGTTTAAAGTATCCTTGATTTCCAACCTTAAGCTATTTAGTTTTTCTTCCAAAACTAATTCCATAGGAGAGGAAGGACTAGGTTTGACCTGAGTTACAGGTTCTTGCATTTCTTGTTCTGGCATGGATTCCAATTGAGAAACAGGTTCCTTCTCTTGATTTGTGGAATCTCTATCCTTGGATTTCCCGGTAAAATAAAAACGAATCCGATTTTCACGTCCAACTTGGGCTTGTGAAACAGATTCCTTTGATGAATTCGTTTCAGGAGGATTTGGAAGTTTCGGCTCGATCTTTAAAAGGAAAGATTCTGCCTGATTGTGATCTCTAAAAATAGGAAGTTTATCAAAAAGGCCAACAAGAGTTAGAACATCTTCCACTTCTTGTTTCACTCCATAAATGGCATAAACTGCACCTATCTTTGTAATTTGTTTATGGATTTTAACAATCACACTGATTCCGTTGGAGGTAATAAAATCTAAAGCCCCGAACTGGAACAAAAATTTTCTGTATCCTTTACCTACTTGCGATTCAAAATAACGATAAAAATCTTCAGCGCTAGTTCCGTCTAAACCACCTTTCAATTGGATTGAAAATACTTTATCTTTGGCTTCCATAATCTATCCTAAAAAGATCGCATCGCGAATGGGTGTTTCTTTAGAGCCAGGGGAAACATGGGAAACCATTGGTCCTTCCGAAAGAATTTCTACTTCACTTTCAGATCCTACATTTACATTGGTTCCATCGTTTTGCTCTACCGTTAAATCAACTATTGGTTCCACGTGACTCTCTGGTGTATCCACTGTTTCTAATGTTTTTTTCTCAAATAAGGGAAGGTTCTTTGCTTCTTTAGGTAAAACGGAAGAATCTTTTGCAACTAACATAGTGTAGGCCACAAAAGCACCTGTTAAAACCAAACTTACTATAAATGCAAATAGAATGTAATTTAATACCATCCATTCCACAAGTTTCCATTGGTTTTCAAAAAGTAATCCTAAGTTTCCTCTTTCATATACCAAAATCACAAGTCCCGAAACATCGAGTGTTCCTGGTTTGTATAATGGTGAAGTAAGCCTGACAGTATTTGACTTAGCAAGTGGCAAATAGGAAAGAACCCATTCAAAGCCAGACCGAACTTTGGGATCTCGTTTGGAATTTATGACGGGATTTTCACCATTTTCCGGCTCTGACCATTGCCATTTTTTCATCCGAATCCCTTTTTTGAAAAAAGTGGAATGGAGGAGCGCCTCATCAGGTTTTCTATTTTTTAATTCTTCTGGAGTGTAAATGGTATCCGTAGAAACAAGAAGAGTGGCATCTACTGAATACAAACTGATTTTTTGAATGTAAAATTCTTCAGGATCATTTTTCGATTGTTCTACATAACGATGGAACATTTTTTCTAGTTCCACATAACCTTCGTTCTGTAGTCTTTGCTCCGAACTTTTTGCCAAAGCCAATGTTAAATCACGAGCTCTATGGTCAGAAACAAATTGTTCTTGGGTGAGAGCATTTTGTAAAGATTCATAAAACGTCCAAACCACAGCACTGAGAGCCAAGGCCTCACAGAGGAAAAAGAAAAGTATAAAGGATAGAAAAAAACGTGAATATTTCATAGATCCCCCTTATTCCTTTCGGCCATCCAAGCGAATTTACGGAGGAAAATACGTTAGAATTTAAGGAAGTAGGCCAATGAATGTTTTCGTAAAAATCTCTACAAATTCCCTGCGTTTCCTGGGGAAATCCTTATCTTTTCCCAAACGAAGGAGAGAGGTCATATCCTCTGACTTGGCCCCGCAAGGATTGATGAGAGAAAAGGTAGAGAGATTATTCAGACCATTTAAGGCGAACCCAAAACTTGTGAAATAAGACTTAGCAAAGATCCCCTCAGAGACAAGTTTACGTTTGGGTTCTTCTAACGTATAGAGTCCCGGTGCCTTTGGATTTTCTTCCACGGTTAAACCCCAAGTTTCTTTAATGGAGACCACCAAACTCTGGTTTAAGGCTCGCAAAAAATCACCCAAACTTAAATTTCTTTTTTTCAAATCAATGTGTAAGTAACCGACAATTTGGCCGGGTTCATGGGCTGTAAAGTCCCCTCCTCTAGGCAGGGTGACCACCTCTACCCCAAGGGAAGACAAATGAGAAGCTGAAACCAAAAGATTTTCCGCTTTCGCACCTATGCCCCCTGTCAAACATGGACTGTGTTCTAAAAAGAGCATGGATTCTCTTCGATTTTTCCTGGAATTTTCCTGGAATTTCACGTATCTTATGTACGGAACGATCGAAGGAAACAGGTAAGAAGGAAGTCCTTTTTGATGGAGAAACTTTGTCATGCGATCCTTTGGATCCTCGAAAAATCACCGAATGGTAGAGCCCGCCTTGATTTGGCGAAATTGCTGTATTATTCGGATGGTGTTCATTTCCAAAAACATGCGGAGATGATCACAAGAGGAGAATATATCCACTTAGAAGACTCCCCTTACCCCGTCAAACTGAACGAAGCACTTTTATTTTTGAAAGAAAAGGGACATATCGATGCCATTCCCAAAATTGAAGGAAATGGAATCCAAGGATTTACGTTACGATTTTTAAGACCTATGGAAGGTTTAATCCTTTCTAGAGAAGACAAACGCGTAATGATGAAGGTTCTCGAAGCCTTTCGCGGCCGGGTAGTGGATGAAAATCGTCATTACCCCAACCTCTACGAAAATTACGTGGTCACTCCCCTCTTCGATTCCATTCCGTTTTCTGTGGATCGGATCAATACGAAAATCCATGTTCTCGTCCAAAAAAGCCTTTTGAATCTATCGGGCAAAATGTTTAGAGTTTTATTTGAGAGGTCAGAATGATCATCACTGTTTGCAAAGGCAAAATCCATAGAGCCATCGTTACCGAAGCGGAGCTCCACTACGAAGGTAGTCTTACTGTTGACCAAGACCTAATGGATTTGGCCGGAATGAAACCTTATGAACAAGTAAGCGTGGTAAACGTCAATAACGGAGCCCGGTTCGAAACCTACTTGATCGTAGGGGAACGCGGTTCTGGAACCATTTGTTTGAACGGGGCAGCGGCAAGGCTTGGAATGAAAGGGGACAAAGTCATCATCATCACCTATGGTCAGGTGGACGAAAAGGACCTTTCAGCCGATTACAAACCAAAAGTGGTCTTCGTGGATGAGAACAATCGCCCGAAAAAAGCCTAATTTCCCTAATTTTTCTAGGGCATTTCTTCGATACTAACTGTATAAACCAAATTGGTAGTCGGAACATGAACAAAACAATATTCGCCATTTCATTCACCCTACTCACTTGTGCACTTTTTGCCCAAGAAACAGGGAATACACAAGGGACAACGGGAGCTGTTGCCTCCAAAGACAACCGTGACTTGTATCCTCTTTCTATTTATGATTCCAGGATTCGTTTAAAAAGTGTAAACTTTGTTAGACGACATGCTGATACCGGTAAAGGCGAATTTTTGGATGTCCAAGTGGAATTAGAATCTAGAGTTCCAGATAACCAAG contains:
- a CDS encoding STAS domain-containing protein; the encoded protein is MEAKDKVFSIQLKGGLDGTSAEDFYRYFESQVGKGYRKFLFQFGALDFITSNGISVIVKIHKQITKIGAVYAIYGVKQEVEDVLTLVGLFDKLPIFRDHNQAESFLLKIEPKLPNPPETNSSKESVSQAQVGRENRIRFYFTGKSKDRDSTNQEKEPVSQLESMPEQEMQEPVTQVKPSPSSPMELVLEEKLNSLRLEIKDTLNHELERRFAVYKSSPGSEEKRITIPSYIQSKTKQLETIERIIQCEVCGTRLRLHKFGKHECPGCSTQFEVSTNGSVRFLEKLNPL
- the murJ gene encoding murein biosynthesis integral membrane protein MurJ, which gives rise to MTKQAKVSESSTRRSLALSFYTFLSRILGLIRDHFMAVSFGTGMVASAFSVAYRLPNMFRNLLAEGTLSQSFMPIFSEYEKMGVLEARVMAGTVLSFLFLCLSLFVALFWFFAAGFLPALVGGAPEYGILVVELSLVLFFLIMTASLSSIFMSISNSHHNYFVPSLSPIILNFSYLIVFIFVFPFYHEIKEKVFILAYGIVTGGVLQLLVQAWYVYKNGFGPIFRLNLKHPAIRKIFKLMLPAALGGSFYQIGLLVDIFLANYIQNQNPGLGAVVSLDYSQRLVQLPTGIIGVALATTILPSLLKDLREGREENVPKEISDVLAFAFFLTLPASIGLAVLGETVLDSIYYGGRWDHLATITAFYPLVFYSFAIPFYSINKVLVSSYYAFSDTKTPLRIQLVSFGLSIVVSIGLMFYLKHSAIALASALSASVTSMLLLFYLKAHQVKIPFFTVWFRILKMLPALFGLFLWLVVSEWFIKPFLVTYLSESLGIGFANVSRLCLVVSILPAMVIYFVVAGISKLPEAEIIIGRFFRRFRKKNS
- a CDS encoding type II toxin-antitoxin system antitoxin SocA domain-containing protein; amino-acid sequence: MEKLCHAILWILEKSPNGRARLDLAKLLYYSDGVHFQKHAEMITRGEYIHLEDSPYPVKLNEALLFLKEKGHIDAIPKIEGNGIQGFTLRFLRPMEGLILSREDKRVMMKVLEAFRGRVVDENRHYPNLYENYVVTPLFDSIPFSVDRINTKIHVLVQKSLLNLSGKMFRVLFERSE
- the panD gene encoding aspartate 1-decarboxylase translates to MIITVCKGKIHRAIVTEAELHYEGSLTVDQDLMDLAGMKPYEQVSVVNVNNGARFETYLIVGERGSGTICLNGAAARLGMKGDKVIIITYGQVDEKDLSADYKPKVVFVDENNRPKKA
- the lipB gene encoding lipoyl(octanoyl) transferase LipB, coding for MTKFLHQKGLPSYLFPSIVPYIRYVKFQENSRKNRRESMLFLEHSPCLTGGIGAKAENLLVSASHLSSLGVEVVTLPRGGDFTAHEPGQIVGYLHIDLKKRNLSLGDFLRALNQSLVVSIKETWGLTVEENPKAPGLYTLEEPKRKLVSEGIFAKSYFTSFGFALNGLNNLSTFSLINPCGAKSEDMTSLLRLGKDKDFPRKRREFVEIFTKTFIGLLP
- a CDS encoding LIC_12071 family protein — its product is MKYSRFFLSFILFFFLCEALALSAVVWTFYESLQNALTQEQFVSDHRARDLTLALAKSSEQRLQNEGYVELEKMFHRYVEQSKNDPEEFYIQKISLYSVDATLLVSTDTIYTPEELKNRKPDEALLHSTFFKKGIRMKKWQWSEPENGENPVINSKRDPKVRSGFEWVLSYLPLAKSNTVRLTSPLYKPGTLDVSGLVILVYERGNLGLLFENQWKLVEWMVLNYILFAFIVSLVLTGAFVAYTMLVAKDSSVLPKEAKNLPLFEKKTLETVDTPESHVEPIVDLTVEQNDGTNVNVGSESEVEILSEGPMVSHVSPGSKETPIRDAIFLG